A section of the Thermotoga caldifontis AZM44c09 genome encodes:
- the glpK gene encoding glycerol kinase GlpK codes for MKERYVLALDQGTTSSRAILFDSQGNMLGMVNQEFPQIYPKPGWVEHDPYDILESQLSVAKKLLRNLNIEPQQIAAIGITNQRETTIVWDKRTGKPVYNAIVWQCRRTAGMCDEIKAQGLTDVIRRKTGLVVDAYFSATKIQWILKNVPGVMEKAKRGEIAFGTVDSWLVWNLTGGKVHATDVSNASRTMLFNINDLRWDEELLDMFGVPRSVLPEVFPSSYVYGVTEKEIFGVEIPIAADIGDQQAALFGQMCVRPGTMKNTYGTGCFILMNIGSKPVFSRSGLLTTVAWRVGDEVSYALEGSVFIAGAAIQWLRDEVRMIESAAETEQLALSVPDSAGVYFVPAFVGLGAPHWDMYARGAMFGLTRGARKEHIVRAVLESIAYQTRDVVEAMCEECNTRLKTLRVDGGASKNNFLMQFQADILNVPVERPKVNETTALGAAYLAGLAVGYWEGLSQIESQWQLDRRFVPSMDEERREELYRGWKRAVDRAKGWLKV; via the coding sequence ATGAAGGAACGTTACGTTCTCGCGCTCGATCAGGGTACAACCAGCTCGCGAGCCATACTGTTCGACTCGCAGGGCAACATGCTCGGAATGGTGAACCAGGAATTCCCTCAGATCTATCCCAAACCGGGCTGGGTTGAACACGATCCATACGACATCCTGGAATCCCAGCTGAGCGTGGCGAAAAAACTCCTGCGCAACCTGAACATCGAGCCTCAACAGATAGCGGCGATCGGTATCACGAACCAGAGAGAAACGACGATCGTGTGGGACAAAAGAACCGGTAAACCCGTTTACAACGCGATCGTCTGGCAGTGCAGAAGAACGGCCGGTATGTGCGACGAGATCAAGGCGCAGGGTCTGACGGATGTGATAAGACGTAAAACAGGTTTGGTCGTGGATGCGTATTTCTCCGCGACGAAGATTCAGTGGATCTTGAAGAACGTGCCGGGCGTGATGGAGAAGGCGAAAAGGGGAGAGATCGCCTTCGGCACGGTCGACAGCTGGCTCGTATGGAACCTCACAGGTGGCAAAGTGCACGCCACAGACGTTTCCAACGCTTCGAGAACGATGCTGTTCAACATAAACGACCTTCGCTGGGATGAAGAGCTTCTGGACATGTTCGGTGTGCCGCGTTCCGTGCTGCCCGAAGTGTTCCCGTCAAGTTACGTTTACGGTGTTACGGAAAAAGAGATCTTTGGGGTGGAGATACCCATCGCGGCGGATATAGGAGATCAGCAGGCGGCCCTGTTCGGACAGATGTGCGTGCGTCCCGGTACAATGAAGAACACTTACGGCACAGGATGCTTCATACTCATGAACATTGGCAGCAAGCCTGTGTTCTCTCGTTCCGGTTTGCTCACAACCGTTGCATGGAGAGTGGGAGACGAAGTTTCCTACGCACTGGAAGGCAGCGTTTTCATCGCGGGAGCGGCCATACAGTGGCTCAGGGACGAAGTGAGAATGATCGAGAGCGCCGCGGAAACCGAACAGCTCGCACTCAGTGTTCCCGATTCTGCGGGTGTCTATTTCGTTCCCGCCTTCGTCGGCCTGGGCGCACCACACTGGGACATGTACGCGAGGGGTGCCATGTTCGGCCTGACGCGTGGTGCAAGGAAAGAACACATAGTCAGGGCCGTTTTAGAATCGATCGCGTACCAGACGAGGGACGTCGTTGAAGCGATGTGTGAAGAATGCAATACCCGGTTGAAGACGCTACGAGTCGATGGAGGAGCTTCGAAGAACAACTTCCTGATGCAGTTTCAGGCGGACATCCTGAACGTGCCTGTGGAAAGACCAAAAGTCAACGAGACCACGGCACTCGGCGCGGCGTATCTTGCCGGTCTGGCTGTGGGTTACTGGGAAGGGTTGAGTCAGATCGAATCTCAATGGCAGCTCGACAGGAGGTTCGTTCCCAGCATGGATGAGGAACGAAGAGAGGAACTGTACAGAGGCTGGAAGAGAGCTGTGGACCGTGCGAAGGGATGGTTGAAGGTATGA
- a CDS encoding TIGR00153 family protein has product MGWIVGKKELEIVNLVGEHLEKIGETLLSLKNLLDAYLSAHTEHIDQLAEEVRKYEHEADIVRRKVERIMYGGAFLPNFRGDLLGIIEAADKVANKAEYVADVLEIEKPYVPYPLHAELRALLGVSIEAFEALKEAIKYLFEDLNRVAEFIEKTETKEHEVDGIERSLLRKIFAITDISHGQKMHLKDLVRSIADIADRAEDCSDRVQIVSLKRRV; this is encoded by the coding sequence ATGGGTTGGATAGTGGGTAAGAAAGAGCTTGAAATCGTGAACCTGGTTGGCGAACACCTCGAGAAAATAGGAGAAACGTTGCTGAGCCTGAAGAACCTTCTCGATGCTTATTTGTCGGCTCATACGGAGCACATCGACCAGCTGGCCGAGGAAGTGCGAAAGTACGAGCATGAAGCAGACATCGTGAGGAGAAAGGTCGAGCGGATCATGTACGGGGGCGCATTCTTACCAAACTTCAGGGGCGATTTGCTCGGAATCATCGAAGCTGCAGACAAGGTTGCCAACAAAGCCGAGTACGTCGCCGATGTGCTCGAGATCGAAAAACCGTACGTTCCATACCCGTTGCACGCAGAATTGAGGGCTTTACTCGGTGTGTCCATCGAAGCGTTCGAAGCGCTCAAAGAAGCTATAAAATATCTGTTCGAGGATTTGAACCGGGTCGCCGAGTTCATTGAGAAAACGGAGACGAAGGAACACGAAGTGGACGGGATAGAGAGAAGCTTGCTCAGAAAAATATTTGCCATAACCGATATTTCCCACGGTCAGAAGATGCACCTGAAGGACCTGGTCAGAAGCATTGCAGACATCGCGGACAGGGCCGAAGATTGTTCGGACAGAGTTCAGATCGTATCGCTCAAAAGGAGGGTGTAG
- the mazG gene encoding nucleoside triphosphate pyrophosphohydrolase, whose protein sequence is MAATGEAFERLVQIMETLRSEKGCEWDRSQTHESLKPYLIEEAYELLDAIDEKNDEKIAEELGDVLLQVVFHSQIAKERGAFDILKVLQILNEKLIRRHPHVFGDSPGYSYEQWERIKAQEKGSKKSSAIGGLNKALPALSLARRIQENAAAVGFDWPDVSGALEKVKEEIKELEEAMKDGNSKSVEEELGDLLFAVVNVARFSNVDPEVALRRSIEKFVSRFAMVEHFAKERGLELRRMTLEQLDALWEEAKGGE, encoded by the coding sequence ATGGCCGCCACAGGAGAAGCGTTCGAAAGATTGGTCCAGATCATGGAGACACTGCGTTCTGAGAAAGGTTGCGAGTGGGACCGCAGTCAGACCCACGAATCTCTGAAGCCTTATTTGATCGAAGAAGCTTACGAGCTGCTCGATGCCATCGACGAAAAAAACGATGAAAAAATAGCAGAAGAACTCGGAGATGTGCTGCTCCAGGTGGTCTTCCACTCGCAGATCGCTAAAGAAAGAGGCGCGTTCGACATCCTGAAGGTCCTTCAGATCCTCAACGAGAAGCTCATCAGGAGGCACCCTCACGTTTTCGGTGACAGTCCAGGTTATTCCTACGAACAGTGGGAGAGGATCAAGGCACAGGAGAAGGGATCGAAGAAATCTTCCGCCATAGGAGGATTGAACAAGGCGTTGCCTGCTCTCAGCCTCGCGAGGAGGATTCAGGAGAACGCGGCCGCGGTTGGATTCGACTGGCCGGACGTGTCAGGGGCTCTGGAAAAGGTGAAAGAGGAGATAAAGGAACTGGAAGAAGCTATGAAAGATGGGAATTCGAAATCTGTGGAAGAAGAACTCGGTGATCTGCTGTTCGCGGTTGTCAACGTTGCGAGGTTTTCGAACGTCGATCCCGAAGTGGCGCTGCGCAGATCCATCGAGAAGTTTGTCAGCAGGTTCGCCATGGTCGAGCACTTTGCAAAAGAGCGAGGGCTCGAGTTGCGGAGAATGACTCTGGAACAGCTCGATGCCCTGTGGGAAGAGGCGAAAGGAGGAGAATGA
- a CDS encoding peptidyl-prolyl cis-trans isomerase: protein MKKFLIVVVVLFALTLLAQQATIVAEVNGRPVTQEELDREANLNRLLLQLQSIDERFYQVLTGTPEGLALLQRYKREVLNNLIDQILIVQIGEKMGIVVPKETIESLVSNELNKTLSQYNMTETDLDWYLKNANLGDLESFKNRLRWIFTVQQTLEQIYQKVTEGVAVSDEDVKQFYEENKEHFSVEESARLLRIIVETKEQADKVLERLRAGEDFSKVASEVSIDPLTKDKAGDLGWVERYSGLINQEVEEKIFASPAGAIVGPMQTSGGWEIYRVLEKRPKGYQPLEEVAADIRNYLSQSKANELWQKWIQEEFLKFKQSSDIKVYLLTEPQPEGGSQQQ from the coding sequence GTGAAAAAGTTTCTGATCGTCGTTGTGGTGCTGTTCGCACTGACTCTTCTGGCACAACAGGCAACGATCGTCGCCGAAGTCAACGGTAGGCCCGTCACACAGGAAGAACTCGACAGGGAAGCCAATCTCAACAGGCTTCTGCTCCAGCTTCAATCCATAGACGAGAGGTTCTACCAGGTTCTCACCGGAACACCGGAAGGATTGGCACTGCTTCAGCGTTACAAGAGAGAGGTGCTCAACAATCTGATCGACCAGATCCTGATCGTCCAGATCGGTGAGAAGATGGGCATCGTGGTCCCGAAGGAAACGATCGAGAGTCTCGTTTCCAACGAACTCAACAAGACCCTTTCTCAGTACAACATGACCGAGACCGATCTGGATTGGTACCTGAAGAACGCGAACCTTGGCGATCTTGAAAGCTTCAAAAACAGACTCAGGTGGATCTTCACGGTCCAGCAGACTCTGGAACAGATCTACCAGAAGGTGACGGAAGGTGTCGCTGTCAGCGATGAAGATGTGAAGCAGTTCTACGAAGAGAACAAGGAGCACTTTTCGGTGGAAGAGTCCGCCAGGCTCTTGAGGATCATCGTTGAGACCAAGGAACAGGCCGACAAAGTTCTGGAAAGGCTCAGGGCGGGCGAAGATTTCTCGAAGGTTGCCAGTGAGGTCTCCATCGATCCTTTAACGAAGGACAAGGCGGGAGACCTTGGCTGGGTTGAGCGCTACAGCGGTTTGATAAACCAGGAAGTTGAGGAAAAAATCTTTGCGAGCCCGGCGGGTGCGATCGTCGGACCGATGCAGACCAGTGGTGGCTGGGAGATCTACCGTGTTCTGGAGAAGCGACCGAAGGGTTACCAGCCGCTCGAGGAAGTTGCCGCGGATATAAGAAACTATTTGTCGCAGTCCAAGGCGAACGAACTGTGGCAGAAATGGATCCAGGAAGAATTCCTTAAATTCAAGCAGTCGAGCGACATCAAAGTTTACCTGCTCACGGAACCTCAACCCGAGGGAGGATCGCAGCAGCAATGA
- the mtnA gene encoding S-methyl-5-thioribose-1-phosphate isomerase → MTLKTITMHWTGNSLILVDQRKLPHVVENVVCETYQQVAQAIKDMVVRGAPAIGAAAAFGYVLGAKQFSHLKGEDLLKAMQQVHDTIARTRPTAVNLFWALRRMHEKFLTNHDGDFVNVLEQEAMKIAQEDIETNRAIGRHGQALLRDGDTVLTHCNAGALATVDYGTALGVIRAAIENGKRLKVYVDETRPYLQGARLTAWELVQLGVETILICDNMAGWVMKQGKVNAVIVGADRIAANGDVANKIGTYTLAVLANRHGVPFYVAAPTSTIDPNVKDGSQIPIEERAHTEVTHVGNVRIAAEGVKVYNPAFDVTEHELVTAIITERGVVRPPYDVNLRKIMGVEV, encoded by the coding sequence ATGACGTTGAAAACGATAACGATGCACTGGACAGGGAATTCCCTCATCCTTGTCGATCAAAGAAAGCTCCCACACGTGGTCGAGAACGTGGTGTGTGAGACTTACCAGCAGGTCGCTCAGGCGATAAAGGATATGGTCGTGCGCGGCGCCCCAGCGATAGGCGCCGCGGCGGCCTTCGGTTACGTGCTCGGTGCGAAGCAGTTCTCGCACCTGAAGGGTGAGGATCTGTTGAAGGCCATGCAGCAGGTGCACGATACGATCGCTCGAACGAGGCCGACGGCCGTGAACCTCTTCTGGGCGCTCAGAAGGATGCACGAAAAATTCCTGACGAACCACGATGGAGACTTCGTGAACGTTCTCGAGCAGGAAGCGATGAAAATAGCCCAGGAAGACATAGAAACCAACAGGGCGATAGGCAGACACGGTCAAGCCCTTCTCAGAGATGGAGACACGGTTTTGACTCACTGCAACGCCGGAGCACTGGCGACGGTGGATTACGGTACAGCACTCGGTGTCATACGCGCCGCGATCGAAAATGGGAAAAGACTGAAAGTCTACGTTGACGAGACGAGGCCCTACCTTCAGGGTGCGAGGCTCACCGCGTGGGAACTCGTCCAGCTCGGTGTGGAAACGATCCTCATCTGTGACAACATGGCGGGCTGGGTCATGAAGCAGGGAAAGGTCAACGCCGTGATAGTGGGTGCGGACAGGATCGCCGCCAACGGTGACGTCGCCAATAAAATCGGAACCTACACGTTAGCGGTGCTCGCGAACAGACACGGTGTGCCTTTCTACGTCGCCGCACCGACTTCGACCATAGACCCGAACGTGAAGGACGGTTCACAGATCCCCATCGAAGAACGCGCACACACCGAGGTGACACACGTTGGAAACGTGAGGATCGCTGCCGAGGGAGTGAAGGTCTACAACCCCGCTTTCGATGTGACGGAGCACGAACTTGTGACCGCGATAATCACCGAAAGGGGAGTTGTCAGACCGCCGTACGATGTCAATCTGAGGAAGATAATGGGGGTTGAAGTTTGA
- a CDS encoding YaaR family protein, whose product MRIDPLEDGNIKSPQVKGKKLSKSKLSTRASQETGFLDVLEKVEEDTYNQLLEKAIKDVVEAGNELVRSPTHENFKKYRESVKHFLKLVEKKLYRIEKTVSVDLHVVANQVDEKLNEIASTLLQLESGAIKLAAKVEEIYGLLINIYR is encoded by the coding sequence TTGAGGATAGATCCTCTGGAGGATGGCAACATTAAAAGTCCTCAGGTGAAGGGCAAGAAGCTTTCGAAAAGCAAGCTTTCCACCCGCGCCAGTCAGGAGACTGGCTTTCTCGATGTGCTGGAAAAGGTCGAAGAAGACACGTACAACCAGCTCTTAGAGAAGGCCATCAAAGACGTCGTCGAAGCGGGCAACGAGCTCGTTCGATCACCGACTCACGAGAACTTCAAAAAATACCGCGAGAGCGTGAAACATTTTTTGAAGCTCGTCGAGAAGAAGCTCTACAGGATCGAAAAGACTGTGAGTGTGGATCTGCACGTCGTGGCGAACCAGGTAGATGAGAAACTGAACGAGATCGCCAGCACCCTGTTGCAGCTCGAAAGTGGAGCGATAAAATTGGCGGCGAAGGTCGAGGAGATTTACGGCTTACTCATAAACATCTACAGGTGA
- a CDS encoding PSP1 domain-containing protein: MDMIAVVYGVELLPKGKIHYYAENGEDIKPNDLVLVMSEFGLDVGRVLFGPRELSIEQIGSELKPIIRKLTEEDLKQHQENLKDAAEAHEICKQKIKEHNLPMKLLHTRYMFDRSRLVFYFSSETRVDFRELVKDLARIFKTRIELRQVGVRDELKFMGGIGLCGLPVCCSKFLREFDSVTLKHAKAQQLMINTAKISGACRRLLCCLTYEYNFYKEMLEGIPDEGDTFVYEGKTCVVQSIDVFKQRVLAVSQAEDAMFYVPFSYFRGGGENGSAG, from the coding sequence ATGGACATGATCGCTGTAGTTTACGGGGTAGAGTTGCTGCCGAAAGGAAAGATTCATTACTATGCGGAAAACGGTGAGGACATAAAACCCAACGATCTGGTGCTCGTCATGAGTGAGTTCGGACTCGACGTGGGGCGTGTCCTGTTCGGGCCGAGAGAACTCAGCATAGAACAGATCGGTAGCGAACTGAAGCCCATAATCAGGAAACTCACCGAGGAGGATCTGAAACAGCACCAGGAAAATTTGAAAGATGCGGCCGAGGCGCACGAGATATGCAAGCAGAAGATAAAGGAACACAATTTACCCATGAAGCTTCTCCACACGCGTTACATGTTCGATAGATCGAGGCTGGTGTTCTATTTCAGTTCAGAAACGCGAGTCGATTTCAGAGAACTCGTGAAAGATCTGGCGCGCATATTCAAAACCAGGATCGAGCTCAGACAAGTCGGTGTTCGTGACGAGCTGAAGTTCATGGGAGGCATAGGTCTGTGTGGCCTTCCGGTCTGCTGCAGCAAATTCCTGCGTGAGTTCGACAGCGTCACGTTGAAACACGCGAAGGCGCAGCAGCTCATGATCAACACCGCGAAGATCTCCGGAGCGTGCAGGCGGCTCCTCTGCTGTCTCACGTACGAGTACAATTTCTACAAAGAGATGCTCGAAGGCATACCCGATGAGGGTGACACCTTCGTTTACGAAGGTAAAACCTGTGTCGTTCAGTCCATAGACGTGTTCAAACAGAGAGTGCTCGCCGTCTCACAGGCTGAAGATGCCATGTTCTACGTGCCCTTCTCCTACTTCAGGGGAGGCGGTGAGAATGGTAGCGCTGGCTAA
- a CDS encoding DUF2905 domain-containing protein has protein sequence MVALAKFLIFIGVVLLVTGTVLYLIGRFTPLGRLPGDIVIKRERFVFYFPIMTSLLLSLVLTALFFIISRFGR, from the coding sequence ATGGTAGCGCTGGCTAAGTTCCTGATCTTCATAGGCGTGGTGCTCTTGGTAACTGGGACGGTTCTCTATCTCATAGGCAGGTTCACACCGCTTGGAAGGCTCCCGGGAGACATCGTGATAAAACGTGAGAGGTTCGTCTTCTACTTTCCGATCATGACGAGCCTGCTTTTGAGTTTGGTTTTGACGGCTCTGTTCTTCATCATCTCGAGGTTTGGAAGATGA